One Merismopedia glauca CCAP 1448/3 genomic window, GAATGCCGCAGAAAATTTGGCACGAGAGACAGGAGTTATCCGCATCACTTTAGCAACCCAAGGTTCCAACATTGCCGCTCAATCTCTCTATAAATCGCTTGGATACAGCCAGCAAGAAGAATTCTATCACTATGCGTTACAGGTGTAGGCGGCATCTGATGATCTGGGTTCAAAAGCTACCATTGGCTTATTTTTTGTGTTTTAACCAGCGATATAACCCTTTAGAAAGGAGATAAAATCCAATGGCAATACTCGTACCAATTAGGAGGTGTAGCGCCACATCCAAAAAAGTAGCTGAACTACTATTAGAATCAAGAGATTTTCGTTCGTGAGGTGCAATTTCAGGAATCAATTGAGAAGTTACTTGGCTAACAGCTAATCCCACACCAACTGCGGCAATTAGAAGTTCCATTTCGCGATCGCCTTTGTGGATTGTTTCTTGTAGTTCGCGATCGCGTTCCGCTTGTTCGATTTCCACAATCCCGCGAATAGCAGCGATCGCTTTATCTACCAAGTCGCTACCGCGTCCAAAATACCCCAAATCGATTTGAATTTGTTTTTGAAAATGCGGAGAATTTTTATCTTTAAATACTTCTAAAAAACTCAGATCTTCTTGTCTTAAAATGTTATGAATCTGCTGTATCTTTTCCGAATAATTGTGAGTATTGAGTGCTATTGTACTCCCACAATTTTCTAGGCTACGTAATAAATAGTTATATTCTAAAGCTATTTTGGGTAGAATTTTAAGTAATTTTCTAAACTCGGTTAAGTCATCTTCACTTAAGGTTTCTCCTAACGCCAAATGTTGAAGTTTATCAACTTCATTTTCAATCATTTGATATTTTTCTCTAATTTCTGGACACAGCTTGCGGCTTTCTTGAAAAGCTTGAATAACTTTGTCTCGATAAACAAATATATCTAACAAACATTGATAACAAAGAGTTAGTTTCTTATCAGTTGCTGCATAGCGAAATAGCCAAACTATCGCATGATGATAATTATCTAGATCTGTCAACAAACCATATTCAAAAATTGGACTACCAAAAAGTTGACCTTCATGGTGAAACTGAGGTAGATTTTTACCATTTGAAATAACAGCTTTCAAATAATCATCAGCCAGGTTCCTCAACAATTTACGATCTTGCAAGTCTGCCTGTTTTTGTTCTTCTATCAACCAAGCAGTAATTAACTGGGTTTGACCGAGAAAGCGAGTAATTAAGTTGGCTTCCATTATCTGCTAAATCAGGATGAAAAAGAATTTTAGCGAAGTATTTCTCTGCCTACATCCTCATAAGTAGACCAAGCAAATTGCGATCGCGAATCGGGATAATCTTTAATAACTACTCCCCGATTAGGTGCGCGTTCAAAGGCTACTAATCTAGGAATTTCAGTTTTAAATAACGGTAATTTTGCTTCTTCTAAATACTGTCTAGCTTCTTTTCCGGCTTTAGTTCTGGTATCTACTTGAGTTAACAAAACCTTTAAATTTGCTCCTATTTCTGATAAGAATTCGACAGCTTTTACCGTGGCATCTATATCTAAATGTTTCGGAGTTGTAGGTATAATAATTAAATCGCTACCTTCGGCTAAGTCTTTTAAATCATCTTCTTCTGGTCTAGCTTTAGTATCAGTAATGATATGGGTAAAATCTTTAATCCATCTAGTAGAAGCAGCTTCAGAAACCACCTTAAACGGTAATTTGTCTTCCCTAGACCAAACCAAAGCAGATCTATTGCGATCGGCATCAATTAATAAAGTTGGCGCTTTCTGTTGCAAATATGCTGCTATATGGATAGCAGTTGTGGTTTTGCCAACTCCTTCCTTCAAAGCTGTAATAGCAATAATCATATAGAATCCTAAGAGCTT contains:
- a CDS encoding ParA family protein produces the protein KLLGFYMIIAITALKEGVGKTTTAIHIAAYLQQKAPTLLIDADRNRSALVWSREDKLPFKVVSEAASTRWIKDFTHIITDTKARPEEDDLKDLAEGSDLIIIPTTPKHLDIDATVKAVEFLSEIGANLKVLLTQVDTRTKAGKEARQYLEEAKLPLFKTEIPRLVAFERAPNRGVVIKDYPDSRSQFAWSTYEDVGREILR